The following are from one region of the Methanomassiliicoccales archaeon LGM-DZ1 genome:
- a CDS encoding branched-chain amino acid transaminase, protein MEKCEYIWMNGKLVKWADAKVHVLAHALNYGTGVFEGIRVYNTPKGPAIFRLKDHARRLVDGCKLMGIDLVFEGKEYTYQMVMDAIKEAVRANKNVDYVKPCVFLSGEEVGLNPVGVPASFAITCINMGAYLGKNADAGIKLITSSWQRPDYLCGPAGAKVNGSYVASCLAKREAIRQGANEAVMLNRQGHVAECTGENIFMYKFGKVYTPSAAEGILQGVTRASIIQIAKDLGYEVCECPVTRFQLTTADEVWLTGTAAEVAPVTSIDGRTVGDGKPGEVSQKIHAKFSDIANGRDPKYDAWLDYVN, encoded by the coding sequence GAAAGCTTGTCAAGTGGGCGGATGCCAAGGTCCACGTCCTCGCCCATGCCCTCAACTACGGTACCGGCGTCTTCGAGGGCATCAGGGTCTACAACACCCCCAAGGGCCCCGCCATCTTCAGGCTCAAGGACCACGCCAGGAGGCTGGTCGACGGCTGCAAGCTCATGGGCATCGACCTCGTCTTCGAGGGGAAGGAGTACACCTACCAGATGGTCATGGACGCCATCAAGGAGGCCGTCCGCGCCAACAAGAACGTCGACTACGTCAAGCCCTGCGTCTTCCTCTCCGGAGAGGAGGTCGGCCTGAACCCCGTCGGCGTCCCCGCTTCGTTCGCCATCACCTGCATCAACATGGGCGCCTACCTCGGCAAGAACGCCGACGCCGGCATCAAGCTGATCACCTCTTCGTGGCAGAGGCCCGACTACCTCTGCGGCCCGGCGGGAGCCAAGGTCAACGGGTCCTACGTCGCCAGCTGCCTCGCCAAGAGGGAGGCCATCCGCCAGGGCGCCAACGAGGCCGTCATGCTGAACAGGCAGGGGCACGTTGCCGAGTGCACCGGCGAGAACATCTTCATGTACAAGTTCGGCAAGGTCTACACCCCGTCCGCGGCCGAGGGCATCCTCCAGGGAGTCACCCGCGCGTCCATCATCCAAATTGCCAAGGACCTCGGCTACGAGGTCTGCGAGTGCCCTGTCACCAGGTTCCAGCTGACCACCGCCGACGAGGTCTGGCTCACCGGGACCGCGGCCGAGGTCGCCCCCGTCACCAGCATCGACGGACGCACCGTCGGGGACGGGAAGCCCGGAGAGGTCTCCCAGAAGATCCATGCCAAGTTCAGCGACATCGCGAACGGCAGGGACCCCAAGTACGACGCCTGGCTCGACTACGTGAACTGA